A window of the Leptospira bourretii genome harbors these coding sequences:
- a CDS encoding SRP-less Sec system protein, with translation MKKLFLITVTLCFSASLLAQEGLDFLDKVNDKPKSTTTKPKEETNVTTTKKQTNVVTTTGTATGKKKKSKKKSKQNQLTGETLPQNTNLVSNPNSNTTVPVTDKSLSGLDKPLVVVEEEEVVSNGMWMDSNVSVEPTGLPGFASDLKMGKTESGSVETNLSSNKETGKSLFNFSDFFAKYKKAMMILGIIILFAFYRLRSARPGSSSRSYRR, from the coding sequence ATGAAGAAACTCTTCTTAATTACCGTAACACTTTGTTTTTCGGCTTCCCTCCTCGCACAGGAGGGTTTGGATTTTTTAGATAAGGTAAATGATAAACCTAAATCGACAACCACCAAACCCAAAGAAGAAACCAATGTAACCACAACCAAAAAACAAACAAATGTTGTGACTACAACCGGAACCGCTACTGGTAAAAAGAAGAAATCGAAAAAGAAATCCAAACAAAACCAACTCACTGGGGAGACTCTTCCTCAAAATACAAACTTAGTTTCCAATCCTAATTCGAATACAACTGTTCCTGTAACAGATAAATCCCTTTCTGGCTTAGACAAACCACTCGTTGTGGTGGAAGAAGAGGAAGTGGTGAGTAACGGTATGTGGATGGATTCGAATGTTTCCGTGGAACCAACTGGACTTCCTGGTTTTGCTTCGGATTTAAAAATGGGAAAAACAGAAAGTGGAAGTGTTGAAACAAACCTCTCTTCCAACAAAGAAACTGGAAAATCTCTTTTTAATTTCTCTGATTTTTTTGCTAAATATAAAAAAGCAATGATGATCCTTGGGATTATCATTCTCTTTGCGTTTTATAGACTTAGATCCGCTCGCCCGGGATCTAGCAGTCGTTCTTATAGAAGATAA
- the secD gene encoding protein translocase subunit SecD, with protein MQSYRLLILPFLILAVSFTILYPNFADRTLKIVVREDVYSLPEANQKELVNALFDRWAKDYGKTSGWTIEPQGALPPKENPFYTVKGRFITSAKINQISQENQSLVSESKNKLEPTWIEETIRGGKSLSIKLGLDLQGGMRVVLKGDFDDYTSKLKDLYAKELTELNLTLSNPATKPEDKEKAKSRLAEIESSFDLSPMRKIVELEKAKMIIDNRLTTQNLTEPQVRIQKEQDAIEVSLPGVSNSAAILEILQNTETVEYRLEEPTPFLYKSQIADNERRMMDLGKRENTDIFLFQELVKNKAGKKAQDEFLEGLEKKYNIPKDFKVYAMWARGNAAKSALLPRSFVVLERKIALSGNDMTNAQPSYNSNSYGWMVSFTLTPNGAEKFFDLTSQNRGRNLAIVWGDKVISNPVINDPIAGGRAEISGSFSEQEAIRLANVISEGALPIPLSVLEMRFIGPTLGIESIEVGVKAVAIGFFLVMVYMIFYYRLGGFIADLSLLVNLIILAALLTLMDFTLTLPGIAGIILTAGMAVDANVIIYERIREEIEEGRALSIAVTRGFENAFWTIMDANVTTLIAGILMIRLGNGPIKGFAITLCWGIVTTLFTSLFLSRLFMELTVNRIGVHHLNLRPFFFGKKETTNA; from the coding sequence TTGCAATCGTATCGACTATTGATTCTTCCTTTTTTGATTCTGGCGGTTTCCTTTACCATTTTGTATCCGAACTTCGCCGATCGTACGTTAAAGATTGTTGTGAGAGAAGATGTTTACTCTCTTCCTGAGGCAAATCAAAAAGAATTGGTAAATGCACTTTTTGATCGTTGGGCAAAAGATTATGGCAAAACTTCTGGTTGGACCATTGAACCACAAGGCGCCCTTCCTCCTAAAGAAAATCCTTTTTATACAGTCAAAGGACGATTCATTACTTCTGCAAAGATCAACCAAATCTCCCAAGAAAATCAATCGCTTGTCAGTGAATCCAAAAACAAACTAGAACCTACATGGATTGAAGAAACAATTCGTGGTGGTAAATCTTTATCCATTAAGTTGGGTCTTGATTTACAGGGAGGGATGAGAGTGGTCCTCAAAGGTGACTTTGATGATTATACTTCTAAACTCAAAGACCTTTACGCAAAAGAATTAACGGAACTGAACCTAACACTCAGTAACCCGGCGACAAAACCAGAGGATAAAGAAAAAGCAAAGTCAAGACTTGCTGAAATTGAATCTAGTTTTGATCTTTCTCCCATGCGTAAAATTGTAGAATTAGAAAAAGCGAAGATGATCATTGACAATCGTCTGACGACTCAAAACCTAACAGAGCCACAAGTTCGTATCCAAAAAGAACAAGATGCAATTGAAGTTTCTCTTCCAGGTGTATCCAATTCTGCAGCCATTTTAGAAATTCTACAAAACACTGAAACGGTAGAATATCGTTTGGAAGAACCAACTCCTTTCCTATATAAAAGCCAAATTGCAGACAATGAACGTCGTATGATGGATTTAGGAAAAAGAGAAAACACTGATATTTTCTTATTCCAAGAACTTGTAAAAAACAAAGCGGGAAAAAAAGCCCAAGATGAGTTTTTAGAAGGTCTAGAAAAAAAATACAATATCCCGAAAGACTTTAAAGTATATGCAATGTGGGCACGTGGAAATGCAGCAAAGTCTGCACTTTTACCTCGAAGTTTTGTGGTTTTGGAGCGTAAAATTGCTTTGTCTGGCAATGATATGACCAATGCCCAACCATCGTATAACTCAAACTCTTATGGATGGATGGTTAGTTTTACTCTCACTCCCAACGGAGCTGAAAAGTTTTTTGATCTTACTTCACAAAACCGTGGACGTAACTTAGCAATTGTTTGGGGAGATAAAGTGATCTCCAATCCAGTCATCAATGACCCTATCGCTGGTGGTCGGGCAGAAATTTCTGGAAGTTTTTCGGAACAAGAAGCCATTCGATTAGCCAACGTAATTTCGGAAGGAGCACTTCCCATTCCACTTTCTGTTTTGGAGATGCGATTCATTGGACCAACTCTTGGAATTGAATCCATCGAAGTGGGTGTAAAAGCCGTTGCTATAGGATTTTTCCTAGTAATGGTTTATATGATCTTCTATTATAGGTTAGGTGGATTTATTGCAGACTTGTCACTTCTTGTGAACTTGATTATTCTTGCAGCACTTCTCACTCTGATGGACTTTACTTTGACTCTTCCTGGTATTGCAGGGATCATTTTGACGGCAGGTATGGCCGTGGATGCGAACGTAATCATTTATGAAAGGATCAGAGAAGAGATAGAAGAGGGTAGGGCACTTTCGATTGCAGTCACACGTGGTTTTGAAAACGCATTTTGGACCATTATGGATGCGAACGTAACTACACTGATTGCGGGGATTTTAATGATTCGACTTGGTAACGGACCAATCAAAGGTTTTGCGATCACTCTTTGTTGGGGGATTGTCACAACTTTATTCACCTCTCTTTTCCTCTCCAGATTATTTATGGAGCTAACTGTGAACCGAATCGGTGTTCATCATTTAAATTTAAGACCTTTCTTCTTTGGAAAAAAGGAGACTACAAATGCGTAA
- the secF gene encoding protein translocase subunit SecF: MRNINFTKYKYFTLSFSFLAIVFGFAVTFGKYGGFAHSLDFNGGLRTVVELPADKSRSDLDGYFQSKNIEAVVILLEKEKNIYQLDIGLGSLDTIETLYKEIPEANRESSTSAIDRFVQLLRYEYKLPKEKVLSADQVGAVVGGELTEVGITLLLTTLAIILLYLSIRSQFKFALASSIALVHDILMTLALIGFLQIKPSVPIIAALLTLLGYSINDKIVVFDRIRENAHGKDNLALSNIINVSITQTLGRTINTSFTTMISVVAIIVGGAVELYDFAFVLLFGVIVGTYSSIYIAAPISEIYDQLRKKRFA; the protein is encoded by the coding sequence ATGCGTAATATCAATTTCACAAAGTATAAATACTTCACTCTTAGTTTTTCGTTTTTAGCGATTGTTTTTGGGTTTGCGGTCACCTTTGGAAAGTATGGTGGGTTTGCTCACTCACTTGATTTTAACGGTGGTCTTCGTACTGTCGTGGAACTTCCGGCTGACAAATCTCGAAGTGATCTGGATGGATATTTCCAATCCAAAAACATTGAAGCCGTTGTAATCCTTTTGGAAAAAGAAAAGAATATTTACCAATTGGACATCGGGCTTGGATCACTTGATACCATTGAAACTTTGTACAAAGAAATTCCAGAAGCAAATCGAGAGTCTTCTACTTCTGCAATTGATCGTTTTGTGCAACTTCTAAGATACGAATACAAACTCCCTAAAGAAAAAGTTCTTTCGGCAGACCAAGTCGGTGCGGTTGTTGGTGGTGAGTTGACAGAAGTGGGAATCACACTCCTTCTCACAACACTTGCCATCATTCTTTTGTATTTGAGTATTCGTTCTCAGTTTAAGTTTGCTTTGGCTTCTTCCATTGCACTTGTTCATGATATTCTTATGACTTTGGCACTTATTGGATTTTTACAAATCAAACCAAGTGTTCCTATCATTGCGGCACTTCTTACTCTCCTTGGTTATTCCATTAACGATAAAATTGTGGTATTTGACCGGATTAGAGAGAATGCACATGGTAAAGACAACTTAGCACTTTCCAATATCATCAATGTTTCGATCACACAAACCTTGGGTAGAACCATCAATACTTCCTTTACAACTATGATTTCTGTTGTGGCGATCATTGTGGGTGGGGCAGTGGAATTGTATGATTTTGCTTTTGTTCTTCTTTTTGGTGTGATTGTCGGAACCTATTCTTCTATCTATATTGCAGCGCCTATTTCTGAGATCTACGACCAACTCAGGAAAAAACGATTCGCATAA
- a CDS encoding dihydrofolate reductase family protein — translation MDAEKRKETYSLHSLLGFLAMGKTGANPPVSAVLTDETGSILASAHTQKFGGNHAERELYSRYPHVSENQVLSVSLEPCTHFGKTPPCRDLVIEKKPKEIKLGWKDPNPLVSSGDWEKYAESGISVTLDPMLAKVSLPFLQGFLHRIKTGRPWVWIKAATSIEGNYASKEKRKERVSSEEMDLYLQVFRAKMDAIAVGPGTVFVDSPSLHFRITEEMVLTQKPGIRVTELEPFFEAGAGLISSLLSYTKDSEKLHRLEEEVYQPFRIFCLDENRLPSETFFAKQRELTEKFGVKKCIFFILTEDDSKPIAKELEEQIKILSPYEGILIYYDEGDKFLEILGELGINTLLCEAGSFFPNFLQNELSEEDRVLEIRNEKKSIPNGIPFVYHNEPLISEYQVGSNRIFIRKPQRSI, via the coding sequence ATGGATGCAGAGAAACGGAAGGAAACTTATTCTCTGCATTCCCTACTTGGGTTTTTGGCAATGGGAAAAACCGGAGCCAATCCTCCTGTCTCTGCCGTCTTAACGGATGAAACAGGTTCCATTCTTGCCAGTGCACATACTCAAAAATTTGGCGGTAACCATGCGGAGAGGGAACTATATTCTCGTTATCCGCATGTAAGTGAAAACCAAGTTCTTTCCGTTAGTTTAGAACCCTGTACACATTTTGGAAAAACACCACCTTGTCGAGATTTGGTGATCGAAAAAAAACCGAAAGAAATTAAACTCGGATGGAAGGATCCCAATCCCTTAGTGTCTTCTGGAGATTGGGAAAAATATGCAGAGTCAGGCATTTCTGTAACTCTAGATCCCATGCTTGCAAAAGTATCCCTTCCTTTTTTACAGGGTTTTTTACATCGAATCAAAACAGGGCGCCCTTGGGTTTGGATCAAAGCGGCCACATCGATCGAAGGAAATTATGCTTCAAAAGAAAAAAGAAAGGAACGTGTGAGTTCAGAAGAGATGGATCTTTATTTACAAGTTTTCCGCGCCAAAATGGATGCAATTGCAGTGGGTCCCGGAACCGTTTTTGTTGATTCTCCATCACTTCATTTTCGAATTACAGAAGAAATGGTTCTTACGCAAAAACCAGGAATCCGGGTTACAGAATTAGAACCTTTTTTTGAAGCCGGTGCTGGACTCATCTCTTCCTTATTATCATACACAAAAGATTCGGAAAAGTTACATCGTCTAGAGGAAGAAGTTTACCAACCATTTCGTATCTTTTGTTTGGATGAGAACAGGCTACCTTCTGAGACTTTTTTTGCAAAACAAAGGGAACTGACCGAAAAGTTTGGAGTCAAAAAATGTATTTTTTTTATTCTAACAGAGGACGATTCAAAACCTATTGCAAAAGAATTAGAAGAACAAATCAAAATCCTTTCTCCTTATGAAGGAATTTTGATTTATTACGATGAAGGTGATAAGTTTTTAGAAATTCTTGGAGAACTCGGTATCAATACTTTGTTATGTGAAGCCGGTAGTTTTTTCCCAAACTTTCTACAAAATGAACTTTCAGAGGAAGATCGGGTTTTGGAGATTCGAAATGAAAAAAAATCCATTCCAAATGGAATTCCTTTTGTCTATCATAATGAACCACTGATTTCTGAATACCAAGTCGGATCAAACCGTATATTTATCAGAAAACCACAAAGGAGCATCTAA